Genomic window (uncultured Flavobacterium sp.):
TAAAGCATTTTCATTGGCTTCGGCACCTGAACTACATAAAAATAGTTCATAATCTTCTAAACCAGAAAGCTTTCCTAGTTTTTGAGCCAATTCAACCTGTAAAGGATTCTGAATTGCATTCGAATAAAATCCTAAATGGTCCAATTGATTCTTCAATTTGGCTACATAATCTGGTTGCGTATGGCCAATCGAAATTACACCATGTCCGCTATATAAGTCTAAATATTCCACTCCGTTATTATCTGTAATTGTGCAGTCTACTGCTTTTACAGGTGTTATGTCATAAAGTGGGTATACGTTGAATAAGTTCATCTTTTTTTGTTTATTTTGTTTCAGGTTTCATGTTTCAAGTTATCTATAGAACGTGAAACTTTAAAGCTGAAACTAGTTTAAGTTTGTGTATTTATATTTCAAGTTACGTGCAGAACTTGAAACTTTAAACCTGAAACAAATTTTTTCTAAAATCCGCTTGGTTTCAAATGTAAACCGGTGGTTTCTTCTAATCCGAACATCAAATTCATGTTTTGAATTGCTTGTCCGGAAGCACCTTTGGTTAAGTTGTCAATGATTGAGGTGATCAAAATCCGGTTTCCTTTTTTCATTAAACTGATAATACATTTGTTAGTTTGAACGACTTGCTTCATATTGATGTTTGTCGTTGTAACGGTTACAAACGGCTCATTTTTATAGAACTCTTGGTATTTTGCAATGGTTTGTTCCAGACTTTCGTCTGAAATTGTATATAAAGTTGCAAAAATTCCTCTTGGAAAATCTCCTCTGTTCGGAATAAAAAGTAAATCACTTTCAAAATCTTCTTGCAGTTGAACCAAACTTTCAGAGATTTCTCCTAAATGCTGGTGCTCAAAAGCTTTATAATGTGACATATTGTTGTTTCTCCAGCTAAAATGAGATGTATCTGAAAGTCCAACTCCTGCGCCGGTACTTCCGGTTGTGGCATTAATATGGACATCATTATTCAACAAATCATGTTTTGCTAATGGCAATAAAGCCAATTGAATTGCTGTAGCAAAACAACCCGGATTTGCAATATAATTTGCTTTTTTAATATCTGCTTTATTCAATTCGGGTAAACCGTAAACAAAATCTTTTCCTTCAAAATGAGCATCTTTATTCAATCTGAAATCATTTCCTAAATCAATGATTTTCGTGTGACTTGCAAATTGATTTTCCTTTAAAAATGAAATCGATTTTCCGTGACCTAAACACAAGAAAACAACATTTACGTTTGGATTGATCGTATCAGTAAAATTCATTTCAATATCTCCCATCAAATCTTGGTGCGCCACAGAAAGCGGTTTACCAGCATTGGTTGTACTGTAAACAAAATCGATGTTTACATTGGGATGATACATTAATATTCTGATAAGTTCTCCGGCCGTGTAGCCTGAACCACCAATTATTCCTGCATTAATCATAATCTAAGTGGTTTACAGATGAAAATATGTTTTGTGCATTTCCTAAAATCTTAATAAATCCTTTTGCATCGTCAGACGTCCAGGCATTATTCATTTCTCCATATTGGCCAAAACCTGTGTTCATCAAATCATTTTTAGATTCGATTCCGTCAAGCGAAAAATGATATGGCTTTAATGAAACCGTTACAGTTCCGTTAACTGTTTTTTGCGTGTCTTGTAAAAACGTTTCAATATTACGCATAACAGGATCTAAGAACTGACCTTCATGAAACAGCATTCCGTACCAGTTTCCTAGTTGCTCTTTCCAATATTGCTGCCATTTACCAAGTGTATGTTTCTCTAATAAATGGTGTGCTTTTATGATTATTAAAGGTGCAGCAGCTTCAAAACCAACTCTTCCTTTTATTCCAATAATGGTATCTCCTACGTGAATATCTCTACCAATTGCATAAGCATTTGCCAGTTTTTCAAGTTTTACGATGTTTTTTTCAGGAACATCTTTTTTTCCGTTTAATGCAACCAATTCACCTTGTTCAAAATGCAAAGTCACTTTCTCTTCTCCTTCTTTTTGCAATTTCGACGGATAAGCTTCACTTGGCAATGGCTGACTTGAAGTTAAGGTTTCTTTTCCTCCAACACTTGTTCCCCAAAGTCCTTTATTGATCGAATATTGTGCTTTTTCCCAAGAATAGTGAACTCCGTTTTGAGCTAAATAATCTACTTCTTCTTGTCTTGAAAGTTTTAAATCTCTAATTGGTGTAATGATTTCAATTTCAGGAGCGATAGTCTGGAAAATTAAATCAAAACGAATTTGATCATTTCCTGCACCTGTACTTCCGTGTGCGATGGCGCTTGCTCCAACTTTTTTAGCATATTTTATAGCTTCAATTGCTTGAAAAACACGCTCTGCACTCACTGATAATGGGTATGTATTGTTTTTTAATACGTTTCCGAAAATCAAATATTTTATAGCTTTATCATAATATTTATCTACGATTGTAAGGTTTGCGTGTTGCGCACTTCCTAATTCGTATGCTCTTTTTTCGATTGCAGATAATTCTTCTGCGTCAAATCCTCCTGTATCTACAAGTACGGTGTGAACTTCGTATCCTTTTTCATTTTTTAAATATTTCAAACAATACGAGGTATCTAATCCTCCACTATAAGCTAATACAACTTTTTTCATTTTTTATAATTTAGGCTAATACTTTCGTATGTAGCAAGTTTGAGATTTCTTTTTAAATTTATTCTTAGGTTAAAAAGATAAACGACAATAGTTTATTTAAGAATAAGGCTTGTTTTATTTTTTTTAATCTGCTTAAAACAGCCTCATTAAAAGGGTGTCTTGGCGGATCTTTTTGTTTTTCTTTCGGATCGTACAACATTCCTGTGCAAAGACACATCTTGTTTTCTTTGCTTTTTAGAATTTCATAATTGGTACAGGTTTTACAGCCTGACCAAAAACTTGGATCTGTTGTAAGTTCAGAGAACGGCACTGGTTTGTAACCTAAATCAGAGTTGATTTTCATTACGGCCAAACCTGTTGTAATACCAAATATTTTTGCATCTGGGTATCTTTTTAGCGAGTAATCAAAAACTTTTGACTTGATTTTTTTTGCCAAACCTAAACTTCTATAATCCGGGTGAACGATTAAGCCGGAGTGTGCCACGAATTTTCCGTGTTGCCAACTTTCGATATAACAAAAACCAGCAAATTTTCCATCTGCTAAAGCAATCATCGCATCACCGTTCGACATTTTTTTCTGAATGTATTCAGGAGTTCTTTTAGCAATCCCTGTACCTCTTAATAAGGCAGATGATTCTATTGTATCGCAAATTTCCTGTGCGAATTTGAAGTGTTCTTCCTGAGTAACAACAATAGAGATTTTCATTTCAATAGTTGAAGTTAGAGTTAAAAATTAAAACGTATTGTTTAGTTTGAAATCCAGAAATCAATCCAATAAAAATAGACAAAAAAGAAGTAACATTCTCAAAATCAAAACATTGATTTAGAAAATTCAGAAAATAATATATACTTTTAGGATATGTTTGTCCAATGGACAAATTATGTGATTTCAAAATGAAAAATGAATATAAATAAATACGCGGCGAAAAACTCTGTGAATACTATAGAGATAGTATCCGTACTTCGGGAGAAGTTACAGGTGAGTTTGTCCGTGACAAAGAAGTTATATGTAAACTTATTTTATTCATTGGTGCAAAAGTACATTATTTTTTTATTCACAAAACAAAAAATTGAAAATCTAACATTTTTTTAATGTAATGTTATTTTTTTTTTAGAAGGCACTAAGTTGCTAAGTCTCTAAGGTTCTAAGTTTTTTTTTTACCGAGGTTAAGAAAACCTGTAACTGAAACCTGTAACTGAAACAAAAGAAAACCCGACAGGTTTTTAAAACCTGTCGGGTTTGACAACGAATTGTATTTAATATTTCTAGTTCTTAGTAAACGGAATCACTTGTCCGTTACCTAAAACGGTCATATCAAATCCTGTTTTTGCTTCATTAAATTTAAATTTTAATCCAGCGCTAGTGGATTCAAATGTATCTTTTTCGCTTACAAC
Coding sequences:
- the argC gene encoding N-acetyl-gamma-glutamyl-phosphate reductase — its product is MINAGIIGGSGYTAGELIRILMYHPNVNIDFVYSTTNAGKPLSVAHQDLMGDIEMNFTDTINPNVNVVFLCLGHGKSISFLKENQFASHTKIIDLGNDFRLNKDAHFEGKDFVYGLPELNKADIKKANYIANPGCFATAIQLALLPLAKHDLLNNDVHINATTGSTGAGVGLSDTSHFSWRNNNMSHYKAFEHQHLGEISESLVQLQEDFESDLLFIPNRGDFPRGIFATLYTISDESLEQTIAKYQEFYKNEPFVTVTTTNINMKQVVQTNKCIISLMKKGNRILITSIIDNLTKGASGQAIQNMNLMFGLEETTGLHLKPSGF
- a CDS encoding argininosuccinate synthase domain-containing protein, with amino-acid sequence MKKVVLAYSGGLDTSYCLKYLKNEKGYEVHTVLVDTGGFDAEELSAIEKRAYELGSAQHANLTIVDKYYDKAIKYLIFGNVLKNNTYPLSVSAERVFQAIEAIKYAKKVGASAIAHGSTGAGNDQIRFDLIFQTIAPEIEIITPIRDLKLSRQEEVDYLAQNGVHYSWEKAQYSINKGLWGTSVGGKETLTSSQPLPSEAYPSKLQKEGEEKVTLHFEQGELVALNGKKDVPEKNIVKLEKLANAYAIGRDIHVGDTIIGIKGRVGFEAAAPLIIIKAHHLLEKHTLGKWQQYWKEQLGNWYGMLFHEGQFLDPVMRNIETFLQDTQKTVNGTVTVSLKPYHFSLDGIESKNDLMNTGFGQYGEMNNAWTSDDAKGFIKILGNAQNIFSSVNHLDYD
- a CDS encoding GNAT family N-acetyltransferase, whose product is MKISIVVTQEEHFKFAQEICDTIESSALLRGTGIAKRTPEYIQKKMSNGDAMIALADGKFAGFCYIESWQHGKFVAHSGLIVHPDYRSLGLAKKIKSKVFDYSLKRYPDAKIFGITTGLAVMKINSDLGYKPVPFSELTTDPSFWSGCKTCTNYEILKSKENKMCLCTGMLYDPKEKQKDPPRHPFNEAVLSRLKKIKQALFLNKLLSFIFLT